A section of the Lineus longissimus chromosome 1, tnLinLong1.2, whole genome shotgun sequence genome encodes:
- the LOC135485609 gene encoding uncharacterized protein LOC135485609 produces MVVNFNSPGHANEEQVAMATKGRPTILILSLLHNSEKHLPTFNHLLNGLTYPKSLISVVFGEEKSIDNTVNITYAMLNEMVRDYRRVGIHSLQVNSGFTTNTAESHHANYKHSMEMQYERRRHIALARNVLLSHGLKDEDWVLWLDSDIEWVPNDLIEHMLWAKKDILVPRCAIHGKTWESLYDLNTWRESEESRRWQSVRARSDFLLLEGYGQPRPDRLHLDSLRNEGDIVEVDGVGGCVLLVNSLLHRHGLNFPAFVYKNQIETEGFARMAQSMGHKLWALPRLTVYHSCSNESTWVNCNE; encoded by the coding sequence ATGGTGGTTAATTTTAACAGTCCTGGTCATGCGAATGAAGAACAGGTTGCCATGGCTACGAAAGGCCGTCCGACGATCCTTATACTATCGCTGCTGCACAATTCAGAAAAGCATCTGCCCACATTTAATCATTTGTTGAACGGATTAACTTATCCGAAGAGTTTAATATCGGTTGTTTTTGGGGAGGAGAAGAGTATTGATAACACCGTGAATATAACCTATGCAATGTTGAATGAGATGGTGAGGGATTATAGACGAGTTGGCATTCATTCTCTGCAAGTTAATTCCGGATTCACAACAAATACTGCCGAGAGTCATCATGCGAATTATAAGCATTCAATGGAGATGCAATATGAGAGACGGCGTCATATAGCGCTAGCTAGGAATGTTTTGCTGTCACATGGTCTCAAGGATGAAGACTGGGTACTCTGGTTGGACAGTGACATCGAATGGGTGCCGAATGATCTTATAGAGCACATGCTGTGGGCGAAAAAAGATATCCTCGTTCCTCGGTGTGCTATTCATGGTAAAACGTGGGAGTCGCTCTATGATCTGAACACCTGGAGGGAGAGTGAGGAATCACGACGATGGCAATCCGTGCGGGCAAGATCAGACTTTCTGTTGCTCGAAGGATATGGTCAGCCCCGACCCGATAGACTTCATCTGGATAGTTTGAGAAATGAGGGCGACATTGTCGAAGTAGATGGGGTTGGTGGATGCGTTTTACTAGTGAATTCCCTTCTCCATAGGCATGGGTTGAACTTTCCAGCCTTTGTTTACAAGAACCAGATTGAGACTGAGGGTTTCGCTAGGATGGCCCAGTCGATGGGCCATAAGCTGTGGGCCTTGCCGAGGCTCACTGTGTATCACTCTTGTTCAAATGAGTCTACGTGGGTCAACTGTAATGAATAG